A stretch of Triticum aestivum cultivar Chinese Spring chromosome 1D, IWGSC CS RefSeq v2.1, whole genome shotgun sequence DNA encodes these proteins:
- the LOC123170706 gene encoding subtilisin-like protease, which produces MMYPATTRSPEFLSLSKDAGLWPKSSYGKGIIIGVIDSGIESRHPSFDDAGMSPPPARWKGTCTGLVRPGVVFVTSAGNDGPDPSTVNNDTPWEITVGAGSVDRKLAAGLLLESGDLVEGEALVQGPNSTAYQPLHYPGEGNLCRKVSVERTRGHIVICDDAMVKVDVQARIIKNLYDNGAAQVVLIGQEKAGFTLGFREYGSSVVQEPAAVGHKLKDYSQYPDSAAQVFFKDTQIGVGQSPTVAYFSSRGPSRGNPRIVKPDILAPGLNILAAATESPDRGPFRFKSGTSMAVPHISGVVALLKSMHPDWSPMAIRSAIMTTADELDNDGNPIMNEKHEPASAFAVGAGHVNPRRAVDPGLVYDLEVRDYVGYVCHLFARARLDNDDDYAVQDILQDLNLNCRNVPHLSDVDLNYPSIMVPANTTVRRTLTNMGPAEQYTGRLSMAHDVGVDFSPKSLSFSRPGEKLTFQVNHHGSEVAEGFLIWESNTHTVQSPLVVVRS; this is translated from the exons ATGATGTACCCCGCGACGACCCGCTCGCCCGAGTTCCTCAGCCTGAGCAAGGACGCCGGCTTGTGGCCGAAATCTAGCTACGGCAAAGGGATCATCATAGGGGTGATCGACTCCGGCATCGAGTCGCGCCATCCCTCGTTCGATGACGCCGGCATGTCGCCGCCACCCGCCAGGTGGAAGGGCACGTGCACGGGCTTGGTCAGGCCC GGCGTCGTCTTCGTGACTTCTGCTGGCAACGACGGCCCCGACCCGTCCACTGTCAACAACGACACGCCGTGGGAGATCACGGTGGGCGCCGGGTCGGTGGACCGGAAGCTCGCCGCCGGCCTTTTGCTGGAGTCAGGCGACCTGGTCGAAGGAGAGGCACTGGTACAGGGGCCCAACTCGACCGCTTACCAACCCCTCCACTACCCCGGCGAGGGTAACCTGTGCAGGAAGGTGAGCGTTGAGCGCACGAGGGGCCACATCGTGATATGCGATGATGCCATGGTTAAGGTTGACGTTCAGGCCCGCATCATCAAAAATCTCTACGACAATGGCGCGGCTCAGGTCGTGCTGATCGGTCAGGAGAAAGCCGGTTTCACCTTGGGCTTCAGGGAGTACGGTTCCTCCGTCGTGCAGGAGCCCGCCGCCGTCGGCCACAAGCTCAAGGACTACAGCCAGTACCCGGATTCCGCGGCGCAGGTGTTCTTCAAGGACACGCAGATCGGCGTCGGCCAGTCGCCCACGGTCGCCTACTTCTCCAGCCGAGGCCCGAGCCGCGGCAACCCGCGCATCGTGAAGCCCGACATCCTGGCGCCGGGTCTCAACATCCTCGCCGCTGCCACGGAGAGTCCAGATCGGGGGCCTTTTAGATTCAAGTCCGGGACGTCGATGGCGGTGCCGCACATCAGCGGCGTGGTCGCCCTTCTCAAGAGCATGCACCCGGACTGGTCGCCGATGGCCATCAGGTCCGCCATAATGACCACGGCCGATGAGCTGGACAACGACGGCAATCCGATCATGAACGAGAAGCACGAGCCGGCGAGCGCATTCGCTGTAGGCGCGGGGCACGTCAACCCCAGGCGGGCCGTCGACCCGGGGCTGGTCTATGACCTGGAGGTTAGAGACTACGTCGGGTACGTTTGCCATCTTTTCGCCAGGGCCAGGCTCGACAACGACGACGACTACGCCGTGCAAGACATCCTCCAGGACCTGAACTTGAATTGCAGGAACGTGCCCCATCTATCGGATGTCGACCTCAACTACCCGAGCATCATGGTGCCGGCGAACACCACGGTGCGGCGGACGCTGACGAACATGGGGCCGGCGGAGCAGTACACGGGCAGGTTGTCTATGGCCCATGACGTGGGGGTGGATTTCTCGCCCAAGTCGTTGTCGTTCTCGCGGCCCGGGGAGAAGCTCACCTTCCAAGTAAACCATCATGGGTCCGAGGTCGCAGAAGGATTCTTGATCTGGGAGTCGAATACGCACACGGTCCAAAGCCCACTCGTCGTCGTGCGTTCGTGA